TTGAATATTGATGTAGTAGGCCGCAAGAAGGGTCGCCCCGGCAAGGGTCGCCTGACGCTGCCAAAACAGCTCAAGACCCGATTGCGCAAAGTCCTTCAATTGCCGCTTGATTTGAATCATCGCAAGTCTCGGTGCCCTCTTGCAAAAGTGATCCGGACACACTGTCCTGCACGAGAAATCCACGGTCGTAGTCGCAAGGCGACATTGCGAAGCAAGACCCCATTTCCTAGGCATCAATTGAGCAAAAACAGGGCAAAACGATGGTTCTCGAGGGCCGTGCACCAGAGGCAAAGACCGGCGTGAGGCGGTGGTTTGAAGGGATCATGACGGAAAACGTGATTGCGTTGGGCCATCATATCGTAACGCTTGGGTGCGAATGACCTGTGGTCATTCATACGTCTCAGTACGCGTTAATTTCGGCAAGCCAAACCGCGAATTACGTTCAAAACTCAAATCTTACCAATGGGTTAAATCGTATCCCGCGCGGAAAACTTGCCCCTAAGCCCCCGCCAACGCCCAGTCCATCTGCTCGTCCGTCTCCACAGCACAAGGCCGCACAGCGCGCAGACGCCGCAGTGCCTCTTCCGCCACGTCGCCTGCCTCGACCATCAACCTCAGCGCGGCCATGCCCGACCGCCCACATCCGCCAAAGCAATGGATCAGTACCCGACCACCCCCCTGCAATGCTGACAGGGCCGTCTTGCTCGCCACGTGCCAATCGTCGATCTGTTTGGGGCGCGGTATGCTCAAATCCTCTACTGCAAAGTGGATCCAGCGCGTGCCGCTGTCCTGTATATCCATCCCCATATTGCCCAACCCATGGCTTACCTGCTCCGACGCCGTTGTCATCGTGATCACGAGCGCAGGCTTCCAGTCCTTGAGATGCGCCAGATCATCCGCCCATCGCCCACCACGTCCGGGCAAGGGCGCGATGCCCAGGATCCCACCCGCCACAGGCAACGCGTATATGACGAAATCTGACATCAAGTCTGACGTTCAAAGACGATTGGTCGAAAACGTATCGCAGCTGCGCATGTCGCCTGTCTGAAACCCCGTTGCAAACCAGCGCGAGCGTTGTTCAGATGTGCCATGGGTGAATGTATGCGGCTGCGGTACCTTGCCTGCACGTTTCTGCAGGTGGTCATCTCCGATCATACGCGCCGCATTGAGCGCCTCTTCCAGATCACCGGGCTCCATCAACCCCCCAACCGCTTTGGCCCAGATGCCGGACAGGCAATCCGCCTGCAACTCAAGCCGCACGGTTAGCGCATTGGCTTCGGTCTGGCCCGCCGCTTGCCGGGCGCGGTTCACCTCAGGCAGGATGCCAAGCTCATTTTGCACATGATGTGCCACCTCATGGGCAATCACATAAGCCGCGGCAAAATCGCCTGAGGCGCCCAGTTGCCGCGACATTGTCGTGAAAAACTCAGTGTCCAGATAAGCCTTGCGATCCGCAGGGCAATAGAATGGACCGGTTGCCCCAGACGCGCCGCCGCAAGGGCTTTGGGTGACACCCGAGTACAGCACCAGCGCCGGCGGGGTATAGTCACGCCCCACCTGAGCGGGAAAGATCTGCGACCAGACGTCTTCTGTCGTCGCCAGAACTTGCGAGGTAAATTCTGCCGCCCGCTCTTCTTCAGCGCTCAGCTGACGTGGTTCAGAGCTTTCTTGCTGCAAGCCTCCGTTTTGCAATAGCGGTGTAACATCGACACCGGCAAAATAAGCCACGGCCACAATCACCAACAACCCAATACCGCCGACACCAGCACCGCGTCGCGCTCCACCTGACCGTCTTCGATCTTCCACGTTGCGACTGCGCCTGATCCCTCGTAACCGCATTCCAACATCCCCCCTACAAATGCTGGGATCATTAAAACAGGTCAGAACGGACCTGCCTAGAGAAAGAAATCAGCCCTCGCAGCGGTGTCTTGGAGGCTGTACGCTGGCTGCATGGCAGAAGACAGTGAAACAGAAGAAAAGGCCAAGGTCCGCACGGAATGGGCTGCTGATCGTACGATCATGGCAAATGAACGGACGTTCAGTGCCTGGATGGGCACCGGCCTTGGCGCGGTTGGCGTGGCAATTGGTCTTAAGGCGGTCTTTGGTGCGTTCGAACCGACCTGGGCGGCCAAAATGGTGGCATCGCTGTTTTTGCTGATCGCCATCCTGATCTACTGGTCCGCACGCACTCAGGCCCGGAAAACCTTGATGCGGTTGAAGGAAAAAGACGCCGAACCGATGCCTGTTCGCAATTTCACGTTGCTTGCAACGGTGATGACCATCGCCACGCTCGCCACCGGGGCCATACTTTGGAGTCTTTGAAGGACTTCGACGGTGGACCATCATCGGCGCGCATTCTAGGCTGGCACTCGACCGAATCCGCTAAAGATACATCATGACCGAAACCCCCGACACCACCTATCAGGTTCTGGCCCGGAAATACCGGCCCGAAACCTTTGCCGATCTGGTGGGGCAGGACGCCATGGTGCGCACGTTGCGCAACGCGTTTGAGGCCGACCGTATCGCCCAGGCCTTTATCATGACGGGCATTCGCGGCACCGGCAAAACCACAACGGCGCGGATCATTGCCAAGGGGATGAACTGCATCGGGCCAGATGGGCAGGGCGGGCCAACGACGGATCCGTGTGGTCAGTGCGAGCATTGCACAGCGATCATGGAAGGGCGGCATGTCGATGTGCTGGAAATGGACGCCGCGAGCCGGACGGGTGTGAATGACATTCGCGAAATCATCGACAGCGTGCATTACCGCGCCGCCTCGGCACGCTACAAGATTTACATCATCGACGAAGTGCACATGCTCTCGACCAGCGCCTTCAACGCGCTTCTGAAGACGCTTGAAGAGCCGCCGGCGCATGTGAAATTCATCTTTGCGACCACAGAAATCCGCAAGGTTCCCGTTACGGTCCTGAGCCGC
This DNA window, taken from Roseovarius sp. S88, encodes the following:
- a CDS encoding KPN_02809 family neutral zinc metallopeptidase codes for the protein MRLRGIRRSRNVEDRRRSGGARRGAGVGGIGLLVIVAVAYFAGVDVTPLLQNGGLQQESSEPRQLSAEEERAAEFTSQVLATTEDVWSQIFPAQVGRDYTPPALVLYSGVTQSPCGGASGATGPFYCPADRKAYLDTEFFTTMSRQLGASGDFAAAYVIAHEVAHHVQNELGILPEVNRARQAAGQTEANALTVRLELQADCLSGIWAKAVGGLMEPGDLEEALNAARMIGDDHLQKRAGKVPQPHTFTHGTSEQRSRWFATGFQTGDMRSCDTFSTNRL
- a CDS encoding protein-tyrosine phosphatase family protein, with product MSDFVIYALPVAGGILGIAPLPGRGGRWADDLAHLKDWKPALVITMTTASEQVSHGLGNMGMDIQDSGTRWIHFAVEDLSIPRPKQIDDWHVASKTALSALQGGGRVLIHCFGGCGRSGMAALRLMVEAGDVAEEALRRLRAVRPCAVETDEQMDWALAGA
- a CDS encoding YidH family protein — translated: MAEDSETEEKAKVRTEWAADRTIMANERTFSAWMGTGLGAVGVAIGLKAVFGAFEPTWAAKMVASLFLLIAILIYWSARTQARKTLMRLKEKDAEPMPVRNFTLLATVMTIATLATGAILWSL